In the Quercus lobata isolate SW786 chromosome 5, ValleyOak3.0 Primary Assembly, whole genome shotgun sequence genome, one interval contains:
- the LOC115990340 gene encoding F-box protein CPR1-like, producing MNTITTAVSSKRTMKSHIPIDLIAHILCRLPIKSVVRFLCVSKSWAELIKGLGFINTHLKRSINSDRDCTIIIDQIASFRSLHFLSVFFRRDNENCLPKAMEIYPPLQGRPERETTIVDYCNGLVCLHNCVKEIALWNPLIRKYKKLPSEPVQRPSGFEDSLWSTVYAFGHDPHNDDYKVVRIAQFCEEYRPLLIIGIEVKIYSLKLQAWKKVVEQGPNMLPWISSSPAVSTNGVAHWFTIPDRSVPGQEIIAFDFANNEKFLFYKTPVQPIDTDGIQKTGLGVLGGCLCFVVNDCKNMYHEVWLMKEYGVESSWTKVYKTDLRANKFSLNSNFEFLKPLKFSRDGKKVLLENSENLFWYDLEKKRRKRLKVQNLPVLFRPLTSTGSLLLLDDGDCVIDPKQNKIKK from the coding sequence ATGAACACCATTACCACTGCCGTCTCCTCCAAGAGGACCATGAAGTCACATATTCCGATTGATTTAATCGCTCATATACTATGCAGATTACCCATCAAGAGTGTCGTACGTTTTCTCTGCGTTTCGAAGTCATGGGCCGAACTAATCAAAGGGCTAGGATTCATCAATACCCACCTCAAGCGCTCCATCAACAGCGACAGAGATTGCACCATAATCATCGACCAAATAGCTAGCTTTCGGTCCTTACATTTCTTATCTGTCTTTTTCCGCCGTGATAATGAAAATTGCTTGCCTAAGGCCATGGAAATTTACCCGCCACTACAAGGCCGACCAGAAAGGGAGACCACCATCGTGGATTACTGCAATGGCTTGGTCTGCCTTCATAACTGTGTCAAAGAGATCGCTCTTTGGAATCCATTGATAAGGAAGTACAAGAAATTGCCAAGTGAACCAGTACAGAGGCCTTCTGGTTTCGAGGACTCGCTTTGGTCGACTGTATATGCATTCGGACATGATCCGCATAATGATGACTATAAGGTGGTGAGAATTGCGCAATTTTGCGAAGAATACCGTCCTCTTCTGATTATAGGAATTGAAGTCAAGATCTATAGTCTTAAATTACAAGCTTGGAAAAAAGTTGTAGAACAAGGGCCAAATATGCTGCCCTGGATATCTTCATCACCAGCAGTCTCCACGAATGGAGTTGCGCATTGGTTTACTATTCCAGATCGAAGCGTGCCGGGTCAGGAAATTATTGCTTTTGATTTTGCAAACAACgagaaatttcttttttataaaacacCGGTTCAACCAATTGATACTGATGGTATTCAGAAGACGGGTTTGGGAGTGTTAGGAGGATGCCTATGTTTTGTTGTGAATGATTGCAAGAATATGTATCATGAAGTTTGGTTGATGAAGGAATATGGAGTAGAGAGTTCTTGGACAAAGGTTTATAAAACTGATCTACGtgcaaataaattttctttgaattcgaattttgagtttttgaagCCTCTCAAGTTTTCTAGGGACGGCAAGAAAGTTCTGTTGGAAAATAGTGAGAATCTTTTTTGGTATGacttagaaaagaaaagaaggaagaggCTTAAGGTTCAGAATTTGCCTGTTCTGTTTAGGCCTCTAACTTCTACTGGGAGCCTTCTTCTGCTTGATGATGGTGATTGTGTGATTGATCCGAAGCAAAACAAGATTAAGAAGTAG